From Pelosinus fermentans DSM 17108, the proteins below share one genomic window:
- a CDS encoding rod shape-determining protein gives MFGMSMDIGVDLGTANVLVYIKGKGIVLREPSVVAIDRDSNTVLAVGEEARRMLGRTPGNIIAIRPLREGVIADYDTTETMLRHFISKVVPKNFFFKPRIMVCIPSGVTTVEKRAVLEAAVQAGAKKTYLIEEPLAAALGAGLDISEPFGSMVVDIGGGTTDVAVLSLGGIVVSESLRVGGDKFDEALVRYVKREYNVMIGERTAEQIKVTIGTALVSGRNESMEIRGRDLVSGLPKTLRITSAETFEALNESVSLIVQRVKTVLEITPPELSSDIMDRGIVMTGGGSMLYGLDKLIQQETGIPTYLAEDPLSCVALGTGKALDSLGSLEDSLTTLKRGSIA, from the coding sequence ATGTTTGGAATGTCAATGGACATTGGTGTAGATCTAGGGACTGCCAACGTTTTGGTGTACATAAAAGGTAAAGGGATTGTATTGCGGGAGCCATCAGTAGTGGCGATCGATCGTGATTCCAATACAGTATTGGCCGTAGGAGAAGAGGCACGACGAATGCTTGGACGAACTCCCGGCAACATTATTGCTATTCGGCCACTGCGAGAGGGCGTTATTGCAGATTATGATACAACGGAAACCATGCTGCGTCATTTTATCAGCAAAGTGGTTCCCAAGAACTTCTTTTTTAAACCTCGTATCATGGTTTGCATACCTTCCGGTGTCACAACAGTTGAAAAACGGGCAGTCTTAGAGGCTGCAGTGCAGGCTGGTGCTAAAAAGACTTATTTGATTGAAGAACCCTTAGCTGCAGCTCTTGGTGCAGGATTGGATATTTCAGAACCATTTGGTTCTATGGTGGTTGATATTGGCGGGGGTACGACGGATGTAGCAGTATTAAGTTTGGGCGGTATTGTAGTGAGTGAATCACTAAGGGTTGGCGGAGATAAGTTCGATGAGGCTTTAGTGCGTTATGTGAAACGCGAATATAACGTGATGATTGGTGAGCGTACTGCGGAACAGATCAAAGTGACGATTGGCACAGCATTGGTCTCGGGTCGTAATGAAAGTATGGAAATTCGCGGGCGGGATTTAGTTTCTGGCTTGCCGAAAACGTTACGCATTACATCAGCTGAAACCTTTGAAGCATTAAATGAGTCTGTGTCCTTGATTGTTCAACGGGTGAAAACGGTACTGGAAATCACTCCTCCTGAATTGTCATCAGACATTATGGATCGGGGCATTGTCATGACTGGCGGTGGTTCGATGCTTTATGGTTTGGACAAGCTGATTCAGCAAGAGACTGGTATTCCTACCTATTTAGCAGAAGATCCCCTTTCCTGCGTGGCATTAGGTACAGGAAAAGCCTTGGATTCTTTAGGTTCTCTAGAAGATAGTCTGACAACATTAAAAAGAGGCAGTATCGCCTAG
- the flgF gene encoding flagellar basal-body rod protein FlgF, with translation MIRGLYTAASGMLAEAERIDVTSNNLANANTAGFKKDVAVTKDFANILITRVNDGDEAPAIGRMGTGVIVDEVATTYTGGSIRTTGNAFDLAIEGRGFFAVQTPQGLRYTRNGTFAKSIRNQLVTSDGYQVLGENGPIVIDGNKMSVDGNGRVIVDNEVVGQLRMEEFADEKQLSKEGSSLFAAAQGAQVQPAAGSVIQGALEMSNVNVVGEMVNLITNYRSYEINAKVVRSHDDLLGKAANDIAKL, from the coding sequence ATGATTCGCGGTTTATATACAGCTGCTTCTGGTATGCTGGCAGAGGCAGAACGTATTGATGTTACCTCCAATAATTTAGCAAATGCGAATACTGCTGGATTTAAAAAGGATGTAGCTGTTACTAAAGATTTTGCTAACATTTTAATTACTCGTGTTAATGATGGTGATGAGGCCCCTGCTATTGGCCGTATGGGGACGGGAGTTATAGTGGATGAAGTGGCAACGACCTATACTGGCGGCTCCATAAGAACGACGGGGAATGCCTTTGACTTAGCAATTGAAGGAAGAGGTTTTTTTGCAGTGCAAACTCCTCAGGGCTTGCGATATACACGCAACGGCACGTTTGCAAAAAGCATACGAAACCAATTAGTTACAAGTGACGGATATCAGGTGTTAGGCGAAAATGGTCCGATTGTGATCGATGGCAACAAAATGTCGGTTGACGGAAATGGACGTGTGATAGTTGATAATGAGGTAGTAGGACAGCTAAGAATGGAAGAATTTGCCGATGAAAAACAGCTTTCCAAGGAAGGGTCGAGTCTATTTGCTGCAGCCCAAGGTGCACAAGTACAGCCGGCAGCTGGTAGTGTAATACAAGGAGCTTTAGAAATGTCTAACGTGAATGTTGTTGGAGAAATGGTGAATTTGATTACTAATTATCGTTCCTATGAAATAAATGCTAAAGTAGTACGTTCTCATGATGATTTATTGGGAAAGGCTGCCAATGATATCGCAAAACTATAA
- the flgG gene encoding flagellar basal-body rod protein FlgG, giving the protein MMRSLWTAASGMVAQQANIDVVSNNLANVNTTGFKKSRTDFEDLMYQTMRQSGTATGADTMLPTGIQLGSGVRQVATQKIYTEGSFQSTGNELDMAIEGDGFFQITMSDGTINYTRDGAFKRDDQGRIVTSEGYPLEPAITIPENSSNLAVSSDGRVSVILAGETEAQELGQLQLVKFVNPAGLDSVGHNLLKETAASGTPVASDPGIDGTGTVIQKYLEMSNVQIVDEMVNMIVAQRAYEINSKAITTSDEMLEQAANLKR; this is encoded by the coding sequence ATGATGAGATCATTATGGACTGCTGCGTCAGGAATGGTTGCCCAACAGGCGAACATTGATGTGGTTTCCAATAATTTGGCAAATGTCAATACGACAGGATTCAAAAAAAGCCGTACAGATTTTGAGGATCTAATGTATCAGACTATGCGACAGTCAGGAACGGCCACTGGTGCAGATACAATGCTGCCTACAGGGATTCAATTAGGCAGTGGTGTTCGTCAGGTAGCTACTCAAAAAATTTATACAGAAGGTAGTTTTCAATCAACAGGAAACGAATTGGATATGGCGATTGAAGGGGATGGTTTCTTTCAAATTACTATGTCTGATGGTACGATTAATTACACTCGTGATGGTGCGTTTAAACGAGACGATCAGGGACGAATTGTTACTTCAGAAGGGTACCCTCTGGAGCCTGCCATTACCATTCCTGAAAATTCCTCCAATCTTGCTGTATCATCTGATGGCCGCGTATCAGTCATACTAGCAGGTGAAACTGAGGCGCAGGAATTAGGACAGCTGCAATTGGTCAAATTTGTAAATCCGGCAGGTTTAGATAGTGTTGGTCATAATTTACTAAAGGAAACTGCAGCTTCAGGTACTCCGGTTGCCAGTGATCCTGGAATAGATGGAACAGGCACCGTTATACAAAAATATTTAGAAATGTCTAATGTTCAGATTGTGGATGAGATGGTGAATATGATTGTAGCGCAAAGAGCTTATGAAATCAATTCCAAAGCCATTACGACATCTGATGAAATGCTTGAACAAGCTGCTAACTTGAAACGTTAG
- the flgA gene encoding flagellar basal body P-ring formation chaperone FlgA has protein sequence MSKKVCLLILFQICVLITSAFAEGTRVVIDEQVRVNGAAISLGQVAKISGDDEKINQELRQLKIGDAPAPGSSFVLTKEIITMRLAAAGIDLASVMWSIPDRVTVIGDSQVISAQTLIDKGINAIRDQVGPNVKYDDLHIFYVGREQEVTAPVGTVALAASLPYGIRYNTPTTIIISVSVDGQAVTKVSLRFKVNLYRQVTVAARQVNAREIFTEDDLRYERMDTGQIAAGFITDKNKILGLMARRLITPGMVISDSMVNKPVIVKRGNMVTLTAFIGTIEVITSGQALQDGYENQLIRVKNISSNKIVFGKVIEENKVQVLTYKSASAS, from the coding sequence ATGAGTAAGAAGGTATGTCTGCTTATCTTATTCCAAATTTGCGTATTGATCACTTCAGCTTTTGCTGAGGGCACCCGGGTTGTCATTGATGAGCAGGTTAGAGTGAATGGTGCAGCCATCAGCCTTGGGCAAGTCGCTAAGATCAGCGGGGATGATGAAAAAATCAATCAAGAACTGCGTCAGCTAAAAATTGGTGATGCACCTGCCCCGGGCAGCAGTTTTGTATTAACCAAAGAAATCATTACTATGCGATTAGCAGCAGCGGGTATCGATTTAGCAAGTGTTATGTGGAGCATTCCTGATCGTGTGACTGTGATTGGCGATTCGCAGGTTATAAGTGCGCAAACATTGATTGATAAAGGAATCAATGCGATTCGGGATCAAGTGGGACCTAATGTTAAATATGATGATTTACATATATTTTATGTTGGACGTGAACAAGAGGTAACAGCACCTGTAGGGACTGTTGCGCTGGCTGCTTCTTTGCCTTATGGAATTCGTTATAATACTCCGACTACTATAATAATTTCTGTAAGTGTGGATGGACAAGCTGTTACCAAAGTAAGTCTGAGATTTAAGGTGAATTTATATCGTCAGGTAACGGTGGCAGCCCGTCAAGTGAATGCTCGTGAGATCTTTACTGAAGATGATTTGCGGTATGAACGGATGGATACAGGACAAATTGCAGCGGGTTTTATTACTGATAAGAATAAGATACTTGGATTAATGGCCAGACGATTAATAACTCCGGGTATGGTGATAAGCGATTCCATGGTAAATAAGCCTGTAATTGTTAAACGGGGTAATATGGTAACTCTAACTGCTTTTATTGGCACCATAGAAGTAATAACCTCGGGGCAGGCTTTGCAGGACGGCTATGAAAATCAATTGATCCGCGTTAAAAATATCAGTTCTAATAAAATTGTTTTCGGTAAGGTTATCGAAGAAAACAAGGTGCAAGTATTAACATATAAGAGTGCTTCTGCCTCTTAA
- a CDS encoding flagellar basal body L-ring protein FlgH encodes MFNLTKKNIGFLLGFLCLMFLAATPVSAMSLWSDSGASSSLYGDYKARAVGDTLTIIISENSSANRAGNAANSKSTNVNMNAGTGIFHGIASATAGNSDSFQAKGSLVNTNNVTARMTAQVLEVKPNGDLIVSGTQSIKQNGEEQKITISGIVRQADISADNTILSTYIGNAQIKIDGSGPISRKQRQGIVSQLLNFLF; translated from the coding sequence ATGTTTAACCTAACAAAAAAAAATATTGGTTTCCTGTTAGGTTTCCTGTGCCTAATGTTCTTAGCAGCAACTCCGGTCTCTGCGATGTCCTTGTGGAGTGATAGTGGGGCTAGCAGCAGCTTGTATGGTGATTATAAAGCTCGTGCTGTTGGTGATACCCTTACAATTATTATCAGTGAAAATTCTAGTGCAAATCGTGCAGGAAATGCTGCTAATTCTAAGTCCACCAACGTAAATATGAATGCTGGGACAGGGATCTTCCATGGAATTGCATCTGCTACAGCAGGTAATTCTGACAGCTTTCAGGCCAAGGGTTCTCTTGTCAATACCAATAATGTTACGGCAAGAATGACCGCTCAGGTTCTTGAGGTGAAGCCTAACGGGGACTTAATTGTTTCTGGAACACAAAGTATCAAACAAAATGGTGAAGAACAGAAGATTACAATTTCCGGAATTGTACGTCAAGCGGACATTTCAGCTGATAATACCATATTGTCTACTTACATAGGGAATGCTCAAATCAAAATAGACGGCAGTGGTCCAATTTCTAGAAAGCAGCGTCAAGGGATCGTCAGCCAATTACTGAACTTCTTGTTTTAA
- a CDS encoding flagellar basal body P-ring protein FlgI: MRRLIIMITILSCVMAIVPTALAASSITRIKDVAKVQGVRANQLVGYGLVTGLAGTGDSNTLVQTRQSIANMLKNFGLTVNDAQLKSKNVAAVMVTAQLPAFVKPGDTIDMTVSSMGDAKSLQGGILLQTPLKAANGQVYAVGQGPISTGGYSASGGGSSQQKNFPTTGTTPNGAIVEREVPTQLISPSGSITLALSQPDFTTAARIGEAINNRFGNISTTRDPGTVVVSVPSTYDNDVVGFVASIEELYINPDNIAKIVINERTGTIVMGSNVTIDEVAVAQGGLSIRIDRTTDVSQPPPFSGGSTVVTNNTSVDVKEDKANVMVLPSTASVGDVVNALNAIGATPRDIISILQAMKAAGALHAELQII, translated from the coding sequence ATGCGCAGGTTAATCATCATGATAACGATTTTATCTTGTGTTATGGCGATTGTGCCAACAGCACTGGCAGCCAGCTCAATAACACGGATAAAAGATGTAGCAAAAGTGCAAGGTGTTAGAGCCAATCAACTTGTGGGATATGGATTGGTAACGGGGCTGGCTGGTACAGGTGATTCAAATACACTTGTTCAAACCAGACAGTCAATTGCCAATATGTTAAAGAATTTTGGGTTAACAGTAAATGATGCTCAGCTTAAATCAAAAAATGTAGCTGCAGTCATGGTTACTGCTCAATTACCAGCTTTTGTAAAGCCTGGTGATACCATTGATATGACAGTATCCTCCATGGGAGATGCGAAAAGTCTTCAAGGCGGTATTTTGCTGCAAACACCCTTGAAGGCAGCGAATGGACAAGTGTATGCCGTAGGGCAGGGACCCATTTCCACAGGTGGTTATAGTGCAAGTGGCGGTGGCAGCAGCCAGCAAAAAAACTTTCCGACTACTGGCACTACCCCCAATGGTGCAATTGTAGAACGTGAGGTACCTACCCAATTGATATCGCCCAGTGGTTCCATTACACTGGCTTTGAGTCAGCCTGACTTTACTACTGCAGCTCGAATTGGCGAGGCCATTAACAATCGGTTTGGTAATATTTCCACGACACGGGATCCCGGTACGGTAGTGGTTTCAGTTCCTAGTACTTATGATAACGACGTGGTGGGATTTGTCGCTTCTATAGAAGAACTCTATATTAATCCTGACAATATTGCCAAGATTGTTATTAACGAACGCACAGGTACCATTGTGATGGGTTCCAATGTTACGATTGATGAAGTAGCTGTAGCGCAAGGCGGACTTAGTATTCGTATTGACAGAACGACAGATGTATCGCAGCCGCCGCCTTTCTCTGGTGGATCTACAGTGGTTACAAATAATACTTCTGTTGATGTGAAAGAAGATAAAGCAAATGTTATGGTATTGCCTTCTACGGCGAGTGTAGGCGATGTTGTAAATGCACTAAATGCCATTGGTGCAACACCACGGGATATTATCTCTATATTGCAGGCCATGAAGGCTGCTGGAGCCTTACATGCTGAATTGCAGATTATTTAG
- a CDS encoding rod-binding protein, giving the protein MQIAGISSSSMISNLDSVQTKAKGDFAAHLAQETEKAQQAKDDAKLKKTCQDLEAVFLNIMMTNMRKTVDKSKLVDSSQEETMTSMLDAEMTKDMAKAGGIGLADMLYRQLRTPDPVSNKSQAPK; this is encoded by the coding sequence GTGCAGATAGCAGGAATTAGTTCATCAAGTATGATAAGTAATTTGGATTCTGTGCAGACTAAAGCTAAAGGCGATTTTGCTGCTCATTTAGCACAGGAAACAGAAAAAGCACAACAGGCAAAAGATGATGCGAAGTTAAAAAAGACTTGTCAGGATTTAGAGGCTGTATTTCTAAATATTATGATGACGAATATGCGTAAAACGGTGGATAAGTCCAAATTAGTAGATAGTTCTCAGGAAGAGACGATGACATCTATGCTGGACGCGGAAATGACAAAAGATATGGCAAAGGCTGGAGGTATTGGATTGGCGGATATGCTTTACCGCCAATTACGTACCCCGGATCCTGTCAGCAATAAGTCCCAGGCACCGAAATAG
- a CDS encoding phosphodiester glycosidase family protein, whose protein sequence is MKIFKRVYILMMLIIFCSQMVWAAPAKSVLQKIRYSQSAEQVRIVFDVNELPEYTAQLSANQDQIIIDFTNTDSSKMPILQLKDPIVSNVQVIQVQPGKQRVAITLKKPIVSYKLFTLSNPKRVVIDIVKEFDRKYEEQIGTGLKYTSLYRNTKAGPISAYMVDLAPDSNYVIKPVLSNNAIVDLEKVQAMAVRNKGIAAVNASYFALNGEILGLLKMNGEIVSSPTIGRTALGILPDGKILIDQIDYKGTVTLPDGAAIAITGVNHERGQDDLMLYTNDYDNMTGTNEYGTDYIVSQDVVTAIVHGNAVIPPGAVVLSAHGSNEKALSSLKVGDAVKINQTLGSVWDKTIYAIGAGPRLIKNNSVFLTSKIEEFPPDVAVGRAPRTAVGVTKDGHVLLVVVDGRQQHSMGLTLLELALLMQEFGAVDAMNLDGGGSSEMVVKGKIMNKPSDGRERSVGDALIIAPKD, encoded by the coding sequence ATGAAGATTTTTAAACGTGTGTACATATTGATGATGCTGATCATTTTTTGTTCGCAGATGGTGTGGGCAGCTCCAGCTAAGTCTGTGCTGCAAAAAATTCGTTACAGCCAAAGCGCAGAGCAAGTGCGTATTGTATTTGATGTAAATGAGCTGCCTGAATATACCGCTCAGCTTTCTGCCAATCAGGATCAGATTATCATTGATTTTACGAATACAGATAGCAGTAAAATGCCAATATTGCAATTAAAGGACCCGATTGTCAGTAATGTGCAAGTGATTCAGGTTCAGCCAGGTAAACAGCGAGTAGCCATTACACTCAAAAAACCGATTGTGTCTTATAAATTGTTTACACTATCGAATCCCAAGCGGGTTGTAATTGATATTGTAAAAGAATTTGACCGTAAATATGAGGAACAAATTGGAACTGGTTTAAAGTATACTTCATTGTATCGTAATACGAAGGCAGGCCCTATTTCTGCATATATGGTGGATCTGGCGCCAGACAGTAATTATGTCATAAAGCCAGTATTATCCAATAATGCGATTGTGGATTTAGAAAAAGTACAAGCGATGGCAGTACGTAATAAAGGCATCGCTGCCGTGAACGCTTCTTATTTTGCTCTTAATGGAGAAATCCTAGGCCTGCTGAAAATGAATGGTGAAATTGTGAGTTCTCCTACGATTGGACGAACTGCCTTAGGAATCTTGCCTGATGGTAAGATCTTAATTGACCAGATTGACTATAAGGGGACGGTTACCTTACCGGATGGAGCTGCAATTGCTATTACGGGGGTGAATCATGAGCGGGGGCAGGATGATTTAATGTTATACACTAATGATTACGACAATATGACGGGCACGAATGAATATGGTACGGATTATATTGTGAGTCAAGATGTTGTTACTGCAATCGTACATGGCAATGCTGTTATTCCGCCGGGAGCAGTTGTGCTTTCAGCTCATGGCAGCAACGAAAAGGCGTTATCCAGTTTGAAAGTGGGTGACGCAGTAAAAATTAACCAGACACTTGGTTCTGTTTGGGATAAGACAATATATGCCATTGGGGCAGGTCCGCGGTTGATTAAAAATAACAGTGTATTTTTAACCAGTAAAATAGAAGAATTTCCTCCGGATGTAGCAGTCGGAAGAGCACCTCGTACCGCAGTCGGTGTAACGAAAGATGGGCATGTTCTGCTTGTTGTAGTGGATGGTAGGCAGCAGCATAGCATGGGACTGACGTTGTTAGAATTAGCCTTATTAATGCAAGAATTTGGAGCTGTCGATGCGATGAATTTGGATGGCGGAGGCTCTAGTGAGATGGTCGTAAAAGGTAAAATTATGAATAAACCCTCTGATGGCCGGGAGAGATCAGTGGGAGATGCATTAATTATTGCCCCTAAGGATTGA
- a CDS encoding biotin/lipoyl-containing protein, with translation MLHRKSIAVLVIGFVLIVGSLLVTANSVVEQKASLAGTITSNGLVKPGDTVREGDVLVKIDTITGAIPASRATANGVVKAVLVSPGVSVAVGDVVARIEIGK, from the coding sequence ATGCTTCATAGAAAAAGCATAGCAGTTTTGGTAATCGGTTTTGTGCTAATCGTCGGCAGCTTATTAGTTACTGCAAATAGTGTTGTAGAACAAAAAGCATCTCTGGCTGGCACCATTACAAGTAATGGCTTGGTTAAACCAGGGGATACTGTTCGTGAAGGTGACGTTTTGGTGAAAATCGACACAATAACGGGAGCTATACCAGCATCGAGAGCCACAGCCAATGGCGTTGTAAAAGCAGTATTAGTTTCACCAGGAGTTTCAGTGGCTGTTGGTGATGTAGTTGCTCGTATTGAAATCGGTAAATAA
- a CDS encoding SpoIVB peptidase S55 domain-containing protein: protein MIYLVKLCRQCRLALLIFLLMLPMSLVWAAPEIMPVENIKVGMQGIGKTVVSGTKLEEFGVEVLGIMKNKGPSGDLILVRTSGDVIDRTGGIAQGMSGSPVYIDGKLVGAVAYGWSLTDHKVGMVTPIGDMLKLWDMPDNYNDTMQFMKEVPDFEPMTTPLMVSGFSEHALTMLQDKLKPFNLVPQEVGEAPSDVVFSPLEPGSAVGLELVRGDVSVGALGTVTYVEDNKVLAFGHPFLKKGNIGYFMTNAYVFSTVNGLENSFKVGTMGEAVGVINQDRGAGIAGYLSRYPTIIPIRIIVKDNDTGQTQDAAVQVVKDEQLSSILSATTMFNVIDKAMDRVGPGTAKVSFEISGQNMPGGIITRENMFYSPASIGELAVGEFLEAMTMLTGNPYNPVNLMDVKVHVSVSEERRTATIVEAQTKTPSVKPGENVEIGVKIKPFRGEPIQRIVSFTVPKDQPEGPLTLEVRGGGMVPLIQLLAKNQGMDEGLLLLGNPKPKNQEFADVVKEFMERDRNNEIVVEVLDMGMENLFGNAALGKDKNNSKKQEKDIVENTVSLKTDIKAINAKDKKKQGKVKNSITTDYIIDGDTQVVVNVVKDPVKK, encoded by the coding sequence ATGATATATTTGGTAAAACTATGCAGGCAGTGTCGTCTGGCACTGCTTATTTTTTTATTAATGCTGCCTATGTCTTTAGTATGGGCTGCACCCGAGATCATGCCAGTAGAGAATATAAAGGTAGGTATGCAGGGAATTGGCAAAACAGTAGTTTCTGGTACCAAGTTAGAAGAATTTGGAGTAGAAGTATTAGGGATTATGAAAAATAAGGGACCATCAGGGGATTTGATTTTGGTGCGAACCTCTGGAGATGTTATTGATCGAACGGGAGGAATTGCCCAAGGAATGAGCGGCAGTCCCGTCTATATCGATGGTAAGCTGGTCGGAGCGGTGGCCTATGGCTGGTCATTGACTGATCATAAAGTTGGCATGGTCACTCCTATTGGGGATATGCTGAAATTATGGGATATGCCTGACAATTATAATGATACGATGCAGTTTATGAAGGAAGTACCGGATTTTGAGCCAATGACCACACCATTGATGGTATCTGGTTTTAGTGAACACGCTTTAACAATGCTGCAAGACAAGCTTAAACCTTTTAATTTAGTACCGCAAGAAGTCGGGGAAGCTCCTTCAGATGTTGTGTTTTCTCCTCTAGAACCAGGGAGCGCTGTAGGTCTTGAGTTAGTTCGCGGTGATGTGAGTGTGGGGGCTTTGGGTACTGTTACTTACGTAGAAGATAATAAGGTCTTGGCGTTTGGTCACCCCTTTCTGAAGAAAGGGAATATTGGCTACTTCATGACCAATGCCTACGTGTTTTCCACTGTTAATGGCTTAGAAAATTCATTTAAAGTGGGTACAATGGGAGAAGCTGTTGGTGTTATCAACCAGGATCGAGGAGCAGGAATTGCTGGATATCTTAGCCGATATCCTACGATTATTCCGATACGCATCATCGTGAAAGATAATGATACTGGACAAACCCAGGATGCAGCAGTGCAAGTGGTAAAAGATGAGCAGCTCTCATCCATTTTATCGGCTACCACCATGTTCAATGTCATTGACAAGGCCATGGACCGGGTAGGACCGGGAACAGCTAAAGTTAGTTTTGAAATTTCTGGTCAGAATATGCCCGGAGGGATTATTACTCGAGAAAATATGTTTTACAGCCCTGCCAGTATCGGTGAATTGGCTGTAGGTGAGTTTTTGGAAGCCATGACAATGCTAACGGGGAATCCATACAATCCAGTTAATCTGATGGATGTTAAGGTTCATGTTTCTGTTAGTGAAGAGCGTCGTACCGCTACTATTGTGGAAGCTCAGACAAAAACCCCTAGTGTAAAGCCTGGGGAAAATGTTGAAATTGGCGTAAAAATAAAGCCTTTCCGCGGCGAGCCGATTCAACGCATCGTTTCCTTTACCGTTCCTAAAGATCAGCCGGAAGGGCCTCTTACCTTAGAAGTGCGTGGAGGCGGCATGGTGCCTTTAATCCAGCTGCTAGCTAAGAATCAGGGGATGGACGAAGGATTACTGCTGCTTGGCAATCCAAAACCAAAAAATCAGGAATTCGCTGATGTGGTTAAAGAATTTATGGAACGTGACCGCAACAATGAAATTGTTGTAGAAGTTCTGGATATGGGAATGGAGAATCTATTCGGTAATGCTGCATTAGGAAAAGATAAGAATAATAGCAAGAAACAAGAGAAAGATATAGTAGAAAATACAGTTTCTCTGAAAACGGATATTAAAGCTATAAATGCTAAGGATAAGAAAAAGCAGGGAAAAGTGAAAAACAGCATTACCACAGATTATATTATTGACGGTGATACACAAGTCGTAGTCAACGTGGTAAAAGACCCAGTGAAAAAATAG
- a CDS encoding MlaE family ABC transporter permease, with the protein MLLAIVESIGRQVILWMENSGRIIILVGNTLFHLREKPRMNHVLHQMAHLGVDSLPIVLLTILFTGMVITLQTATEFIKYGAQSSVGGVVAIAMARELAPVLTGVVVAGRVGAAITAEIGSMKVTEQIDALRVMAINPIKYLVVPRLLACVIMVPILVIFADVIGTVGGYLVATLYAGISSYTYIHSITLFTVVNDIIGGLVKAMFFGGIIAIIGCYKGLTTGEGAEGVGRATTASVVSSIILIFISNYFLSLVLYR; encoded by the coding sequence ATGTTGCTAGCTATAGTAGAAAGCATTGGACGGCAAGTGATTCTTTGGATGGAAAATAGCGGTCGGATTATTATCCTGGTAGGCAATACTCTATTTCATTTGCGGGAAAAGCCTAGAATGAATCATGTACTGCATCAAATGGCGCATTTAGGTGTGGATTCTTTGCCGATCGTATTGCTGACGATTTTATTTACAGGAATGGTAATTACACTGCAGACTGCCACTGAATTTATTAAATATGGTGCTCAATCGTCTGTGGGAGGCGTTGTGGCAATTGCTATGGCACGGGAACTGGCTCCTGTTTTAACAGGGGTGGTAGTTGCAGGACGTGTAGGAGCAGCTATTACGGCAGAGATTGGTTCTATGAAGGTCACAGAACAAATTGATGCACTGCGGGTGATGGCGATTAATCCTATCAAATATTTAGTAGTACCCAGGTTATTAGCTTGTGTGATTATGGTACCCATATTAGTCATCTTTGCTGATGTTATTGGTACAGTAGGCGGGTACTTGGTAGCCACCTTATATGCTGGTATCAGCTCTTATACCTATATCCATTCCATTACACTTTTTACTGTAGTCAATGATATCATAGGCGGTTTGGTTAAGGCCATGTTTTTTGGCGGTATTATTGCGATTATCGGCTGTTATAAAGGCTTAACAACAGGTGAGGGTGCTGAAGGCGTGGGGCGGGCTACAACTGCATCCGTAGTTAGCTCGATTATTCTGATTTTTATTAGCAATTATTTTTTGTCGTTAGTGCTGTATCGGTAA